Genomic DNA from bacterium:
ATGACGCCGGAGGAGCGCGAGCAACCGCGAATTCTGAATGCTCGCCGTCGTCGTCGCATCGCCGCGGGAGCCGGTCTTTCCGTTCAGCACGTTAATCGTTTGATTCAGCAGTACGATCAGATGATGGGCATGATGAAAAAGCTGCGACGCGCGGGTCCCGGCCAGATGAGACGCGTTTTCGGCGGATAATCGAAGGGAAGTTCGACTACCAAAAGATAGGACAAAACTGTGTCGGTTCGCATCAGACTTTCACGGGCGGGACGGAAGAAGATCCCGCATTATCGAATCGTGGTAATGGATTCCCGCAACCGGCGGGACGGCGCCTACATCGAAAAGATCGGCAAGTATGATCCTCGTCATCAGCCGCCTCTGATTGAAGTCGCCGAAGACCGAGCCCTCCATTGGCTGAGGCAGGGCGCGGTGCCGTCGGATACGGTTCGGAGTCTATTGTCGAAGCATGGCATCATGCTCCGGTTCGATCTCACGAAGCGCAACACGCCGGCGGAGCGCGTGGACGAGACCGTCTCCCGATGGAAGGAGCAGGCGTCGGCCCGCGAAGCTCGTCGAGCACAACTGAAATCGCAGCGGCGGAAGAAGAAAGAGACGGCTCAGCCCGAAGCGGCTCCCGCAGAGCCGACCCCATCGGCCTGAGTGATTCTCACCAACTGCCAGGGGTGATCGGATTATGGAAGAATTTATCAGCTTCGTGGTTAAACACCTGGTAGACAATCCCGAGGCCGTCCAGGTCGAGCATCTCGAAAAAGAGAACGGCCGACACCTGTACCGGTTGAAGGTCGGGGACGGAGATCTCGGACAGGTTATCGGGAAGGAAGGAAAGACCGCCAAATCCATTCGCACGTTGGTGGTGGCGGTCGCGGCGCGCAAAGGTCAGCGAGCCGGTTTCGAGATCATTGATCCGGCTCATCCGCGTGACGATTCGGACCGAGCCGAATCCGGTCCCCCGGTCTCCGGAGCGTGAATCCGCAAGACCTTCGCACGATCGGCGTCGTCGTCGGCGCGCACGGACTGAGGGGAACGCTCAAGATTTTTCCGCTTTCGGATTTCCCGGAGAGATTCGAGGCGCTTCACACGGCGCTGCTGTGCAAGGCGGATGATCCTCCGCAATCCGTTCGGATAACGCGCGTTCGCCGGGCGCAGGGCTGCATACTTATTGACCTCGATGAAGTGCGGAATCGGGAAGCGGTATTGAATCTGGTCGGGGCCGAGCTTTGCGTGCGCGAAGAGGATTCCTGGGAGCTGCCTCCGGACGTTTTCTACCTCACGGATCTCCTCGGTTTCACGGGGATCGGAGAGAACGGCGAGCGAATCGGTGTACTGCGAAATGTAATCCGCGGGGCGCAAGATATTCTGGAATTCGAGCGGGAGGACGGCGGCGAACTCTTGGTTCCTTTCGTTCATCGCTGGGTAGGGCGGGCAAAAGTCAGCGAACGCACGATTGAGATTCTGAACTGGCGGGATCTGATCGAACCGGACATCATTGAGCCGGATCCGGACTCTGATGA
This window encodes:
- the rpsP gene encoding 30S ribosomal protein S16, whose translation is MSVRIRLSRAGRKKIPHYRIVVMDSRNRRDGAYIEKIGKYDPRHQPPLIEVAEDRALHWLRQGAVPSDTVRSLLSKHGIMLRFDLTKRNTPAERVDETVSRWKEQASAREARRAQLKSQRRKKKETAQPEAAPAEPTPSA
- a CDS encoding KH domain-containing protein, with protein sequence MEEFISFVVKHLVDNPEAVQVEHLEKENGRHLYRLKVGDGDLGQVIGKEGKTAKSIRTLVVAVAARKGQRAGFEIIDPAHPRDDSDRAESGPPVSGA
- the rimM gene encoding ribosome maturation factor RimM (Essential for efficient processing of 16S rRNA), whose product is MNPQDLRTIGVVVGAHGLRGTLKIFPLSDFPERFEALHTALLCKADDPPQSVRITRVRRAQGCILIDLDEVRNREAVLNLVGAELCVREEDSWELPPDVFYLTDLLGFTGIGENGERIGVLRNVIRGAQDILEFEREDGGELLVPFVHRWVGRAKVSERTIEILNWRDLIEPDIIEPDPDSDDD